A genomic segment from Glycine soja cultivar W05 chromosome 20, ASM419377v2, whole genome shotgun sequence encodes:
- the LOC114402559 gene encoding uncharacterized protein LOC114402559: protein MKRQRGVNVNAVRPIMNNPPSVEDVAAAAMGKKKVKKEGEQKVGKRVVEEEERKESTRDMVGVGVGVGGYLQQQQQGGGMMGWNWEENMPLVGGVVDEQMSWGSTWFPGWDMDLLGGDAFTALYNDVLWDDDIWNLNNQIPIPLDTKRFHFG from the coding sequence ATGAAGAGGCAGAGGGGTGTGAATGTGAATGCTGTTAGGCCCATCATGAATAATCCTCCCAGTGTTGAAGATGTGGCAGCAGCAGCAATGGGGAAGAAGAAAGTGAAGAAAGAGGGTGAGCAGAAGGTGGGGAAGCGTGTGGTGGAGGAAGAGGAGAGAAAGGAAAGTACTAGAGACATGGTGggtgtgggtgtgggtgtgggTGGGTATTTGCAGCAACAGCAACAAGGTGGTGGCATGATGGGTTGGAATTGGGAGGAGAATATGCCATTGGTGGGAGGTGTGGTGGATGAACAAATGTCATGGGGCTCCACTTGGTTCCCTGGTTGGGACATGGACTTGTTGGGGGGTGATGCTTTCACTGCCTTGTACAATGATGTTCTTTGGGATGATGATATCTGGAACCTCAACAACCAAATTCCAATTCCCTTAGATACTAAGAGGTTTCATTTCGGCTAG